Part of the Gramella sp. Hel_I_59 genome, TTTGTCCACCCTGTAGAACCTCTCAAATAAACGCGGAATATTCTCTTTCGCAATACCTTCTCCGTTATCTGTCACCCTCACAATGACCTTGTTTTTGATAAGATTTTCAATACTTATCTCTGTAGTTCCACCATTCTTTCCATATTTAATGGAGTTAACGATAAGATTGGTTAAAACCTGCTGAATTCTTTCTCTATCTGCTCTCACAAGAATAGCCTCTGAATAATCCAAGTCAAAAGTGAGTGTTATATCTTTTTTAGCAGCTTTCATCTCTAGTAGATCGAAAGAAGCCTGTATTAATTCGATAATATCAAACGTCTCATACTTGAGATGCAGATCACCTGTTTCGAGCTTGGTGATCATATCTAGATCTTTCACGATATAAATAAGTCGCTCTACTCCCTTATTGGCTCTGGCAAGGTATTTTTTACGAATAACCTTATCTTTATGGGCTCCATCTATTAGAGTTAGAATATAACCCTGAACAGTAAAAAGTGGTGTTTTGAGTTCATGCGAAACATTCCCCATAAATTCCTTACGGTAAGCTTCTCTTACTTTCAAGGTTTCGATCTCCAGCTTTTTGTCCTCGGCGAATTTCTTAACCTCCCGGGTAAGACTGGACATATCTGTTGTGATCTGGTTGGGTCTTAAGGTTTTTGAATCGAGAAGTGATACATTATCATACACCTTTTTTATCCGGCGATAAATAAACCGCTCTACTCTATACTGAATTATCAAAAATGAGAACAGGTAGCACAGGCCTGCAAAAATAAGGAGCGCGATCCACCAGTTCTGCAAATCCAGAAAGATGAATAAAGCCAGTATCGCGGTAAGGAAGAGGCTGATAAATAAAGCAGTCCTTATTGCAAATCTATAAGACCTCTTAAATTGTTGCGCCATTAAACTACAAACTTGTACCCAACACCTTTGATGGTTTTGATCTTATCGTCACCGATCTTTTCACGTAGTTTTCGAATATGAACGTCTATCGTTCTTCCTCCAACTACGATATCATTACCCCATACTTTGTCAAGGATATCTTCTCTCTTAAAGACTTTCCCCGGTTTGGATGCTAACAAAGATAACAACTCAAATTCTTTTCTGGGCAGACTGCGTTCTTCACCATTCTGTTCGATCTTATATTCATCACGATTAATAGTGATCCCGGAAAGTTTTACAATATTGGAACCTGCCTCTTCATCGCGGTAGCGTCTTAACAACGCCTTTACTTTGCTCACCAGGACTTTAGGCTTGATAGGCTTAGTGATATAATCATCTGCTCCTGCATCAAAACCAGCCATTTGCGAATAGTCTTCTCCTCTTGCGGTTAAAAATGTAATAATTGTGTGCTCAAGATCTGTAATCTTTCTTATTTGCTCACAGGCTTCAATACCATCCATTTCAGGCATCATAACATCCAGAATAATAAGATGCGGTTTATGTTTTTGAGCAAGCTTAACTGCTTTTGCACCATTATCTGCAGTGATCACCTGGTAACCTTCCGAAGAGAGATTATACCCTACTATTTCCAGGATATCCGGCTCATCATCTACTAATAAAATCTGAATGTCTTTTTTCTTCATGGTGTACAACTATGGTTTACAGCTCATAAAATTAAGGATTAATTTGAATTAACATTGAGGTTAATCTATTGGTAACATTAAACTAACTCTTTAATGACAAAGGGTTAAATCTAGGGTAACATCGTCGCGGCTTTCTTGCCGTTTATTTGCAGCGAGATTTTATAGCAAGAAAAAAAATGAAAAAATTCTTTTTACTAACACTACTTCTTTTAGTTGGTGTTGTGCAAGCACAGGAAACTACAACTGGTGCTATTGGTGGAAAATTGACCGATAAGGAAATGGGTGGTGAGCCTCTTCCTTTCGCTAATGTTCTCCTTAAAGATTCTTCTAAAGGAACCACATCAGATTACGACGGAATATATCTTTTAGACAAACTACAACCAGGAACCTATACAGTCGTTTTTAGTTTTGTAGGATATGAAACTCTGGAAATTCCAGATGTAGTTGTAGAAGCTGGAAAAGTGACTGAGATCAATACAGAACTAGGATCCAGTGCAGCATCATTAGACGAAGTAGTGATTACTACTGTCTCTAGAAGAGATTCTGAAGTTGCTTTATTAGTAGAACAAAAAAATTCAGTAGAAATAAAGGAAAGCATCGGGGCC contains:
- a CDS encoding ATP-binding protein, which gives rise to MAQQFKRSYRFAIRTALFISLFLTAILALFIFLDLQNWWIALLIFAGLCYLFSFLIIQYRVERFIYRRIKKVYDNVSLLDSKTLRPNQITTDMSSLTREVKKFAEDKKLEIETLKVREAYRKEFMGNVSHELKTPLFTVQGYILTLIDGAHKDKVIRKKYLARANKGVERLIYIVKDLDMITKLETGDLHLKYETFDIIELIQASFDLLEMKAAKKDITLTFDLDYSEAILVRADRERIQQVLTNLIVNSIKYGKNGGTTEISIENLIKNKVIVRVTDNGEGIAKENIPRLFERFYRVDKSGSRREGGSGLGLSIVKHILEAHEEKIYVESVFGVGSEFSFTLEKRKEIPENSAITEIT
- a CDS encoding response regulator transcription factor, with translation MKKKDIQILLVDDEPDILEIVGYNLSSEGYQVITADNGAKAVKLAQKHKPHLIILDVMMPEMDGIEACEQIRKITDLEHTIITFLTARGEDYSQMAGFDAGADDYITKPIKPKVLVSKVKALLRRYRDEEAGSNIVKLSGITINRDEYKIEQNGEERSLPRKEFELLSLLASKPGKVFKREDILDKVWGNDIVVGGRTIDVHIRKLREKIGDDKIKTIKGVGYKFVV